aaatgttttttttttcggttttaacgttaattttgtttttgaaaacttAAAACGTGACTAAAATTATCTTGCTGTATATTTACAGTAATGAAATTCCAGGATATGTTTTGGCATtgtaaaattattagttttaatttGCAATGAACTAGCTTTACATAACTACAAGTACTCCTCTTATTTCAgtgtttttttctattgtttttatgttagGTGTTTGTGTGCTTCGTACCGATCTTTCGAGTCCattgaaacttattttaacaGTTAGTTCTTTTgctgtgctgttacaccactttcCCATGTTTGTAAGAGGGTTGAGAGCACAAACATGTTCAACctcgccacattctttatgtccCTGTCCTACGTCAGGAGACTGTAGATCAGTGGTTTTCGTTGGTtcattgttgttgttttgttatacattattaaATCTGTTAGTTTTCTGATTTGAAATGTTTGAATTTAATGTATGGgccttttaaagccgactataAGATATGTTTTTAGGCGCGTATTTTTGCATTATTGAAGGTCGTTGTTAATTGTTAACATTCACTTAATTcatgatggatagttgtctcatgagCAATCATACCATAACTCCATACTTCCAAGTTGTTACTACCATAActgttatatattttaaacataactGGTCCCGCTCGTAAAAAAACTACAACAGAAGACTTTAAATATtacatcatataaaaaaaaacaatccaccGCAAAACAAGCTTTTCAGTCAGTAACAGTTTAGGCTTGATAAATACATTATTTGaactataaaatgaaattaaactaAATCTTTAATGCTTTACtttaatgttgaaaaaataatgcattttgatAGACCACATATACAACTGAATACAATACCAGCGTGACTATATGAATAATAGTTGATGTTCAGTCCGAATATTCCTAAAATCTGCCATGTGAATATATATTTTCGAAAACCTGAATTAGAACcgttaaagttcaaataaataaatcatgagaattaaaaaaaaatataaacataagaaACATACCAAAATTTCCCTTTATGCACATTATAGAGATGATCTCCACGgcagttatgttttatttttgttatttattttttataaattacacTGAGATGCGTATCACTCATCCAACATATAGTGAAGgacttatatgtcaccgtacggctttcgaCAATGAGAACGTTTGTTTCTATAATAATGGtaatataaatttgtttgtaacaataatgataataattttCTATAATAGTTATAATTTGGAGATGATGaattcataggcggatccaggggggcctggggggccgtgcccccccccctttgtgggaaaaatttggttgattatatagaaaatcattgaagcatgactggtgcgggcccccccttaggtcagtcagcgggccccccttaggaaaagttctggatccgccactgaatgatTATGATAGATTTATTATTATGATAATGATGATATTAATAACAATAGTGTTGTATTTTGACAATTATTCAAATAAGGAATTATTGTTTCAATAAACTGGGGTAAAACGCAAATGTGCACTACATTAAATCAAGGAATGGTATtccttgataaaataaatatcacCGACTAAACGAAATAATTATATGTAGATTAAGatttaaaaagatgtggtatgagtgtaaatgagacaactctccatccaagtcccaatttataaaagtaaaccattatgagtcaaagtacggtctgtccatttacaaatattttaaaaacaacctatcgattaaatatttatttctattaatcTTTTCATTCGAAgatattcatttttgtttatataaaaaaaagatctatGCACAAATTAGTCATGTATGATTGCTTAACGATAAAAATCGTCAACGAAATCAAAAGAAGGTTTTATAAAGCTTCTTTGAATATTTAGTCAACCAAATTCCAATTGATtaacattaacatttttttcccaaTTGTGAAACGGATTATTATCCTAATTATATCTAATAGATAACTTTATACATTAACGATTTTCTATGTCACACTGACTTTTGGAGTTTCCAAACAAGAGACACATCGGCAAAACGTGTGTTACAGACTCGGTAACAATGCTAAACACCCCGGGTTACCATAATGGTACAAGATATTTTGTGCGATATTGTGTGTATAAATAGAGTAATTTGACACATCAGTGAACGAGTGATCGGTCATAATCGTAGCGGAATTGGGATATCCTGGGGCTATGTCACTTAATTTTATGCGAATCGCTTAAATCTTCACTTTTTCATTTAGCAGGTGAAGTCAAACATTAGTCGTTCAAAAGTTTAATCCCTTGAATGATAAAGATTTCGTTTCCACCTTTCTGCTAGCATTTATCAACTCAATAATGAAGAGAACGAAGACAATTATAATGATTCAATCTAAACAATTTGGCTATCAGCTGGAGAGCTTTGGTACACCGTTTTTTAATTCTAACTTGTAGTATTTTCACCATCTAAAACTGATTTTCTAAGCAATAAAAATCTCATGAAGCATACAAGCGACAAAGAACAAAATTTCAACACTGGATAAAACCATAATTATTGTATCTTGTTTCCTCCAATAGCTTAGGAGATACGAAGTTGAGTCTGTAATTATTGATGGTTTGGGCGGAGTTTAGTTATTAGAATCGCTTTAGACACGCTTTAGGTCTGATTATAAAGTTAAGGAATATGAGCCTCTGCATTGTTAAAACAAGATGTTATCGGTAATCGCTAATAGTGAATTTAAATGTATGTAGTTTTCACTAATTGTACGTCAGTCAACTACTCGAAGCAATTTCTCCGCACTAACCATACACACCACAGTGTTTGTCAAAAACACAAGTAATTTATTTATTGagtaaaatcatttgttttgtatttcaaacattcaaaacgTTTAGAAAAAATCATCATAGTGCCATTGCAGAAAGTGTTATTGtaaatcaacaataaaaaaaaactttgaaaatcaTGTCTGAAAGCGAAAAACCAAGGGAGACTGGAAAATCGTTTAGCATAAGTAGTATACTGGACAATAGTGATGAAAACAGTAAAAAGGAAAGTTCGAATGCTCcagcaattgtttcaaaattaGATTTTCCAGACAATTCAGCTAAAAATGTTTTATCTGGACCACAGCAATGTTTTTTGAATCCACTATCTACATGGTACCAATGGTATGCTGCAGGCCATCAGATGTTACAACACTTCCAACAAGAAACTTATCAACGTAAGTGACATTTATCTATCTATTTATTCAACTATCTATCAATTAttgaaatctatttttttttatttatttaactatctataaattttttaatttctatttttatttgtttatttattcatctatttattgataaaattaatttatttatctttatattttatttatttatttatttatttatttatttatctatatatttcatttatttattatttttcaattttatttatttatttatttgttcgtttatatatttaataattcattcatttatttatttatttatgtatgtatttgtttatttatatatttgtttgtttgtctatttgtttattcatttattcatttatttgttctatttatttatctactctttcaaattattggcattttaaaaacctaaaaatatATCTCGAAAGTATTGGTATATTGTTATTTTATGCTATTTACTGTAGGTTCTGTAAATTTCCAACTACGCAGAGTGCTACTATCCTGCAATAGCAATCCATTatgaataataaaacattttgataataagTTTGGATTTTTAATGAAATTACAAATCAAAGTACACCATATTTGAAAGAGTAATTTGACTTAAAcgaatctaattgatatataaataatgATATGTTTCCTTGTtcgtgttttgttttaatttcagtcCTTTTCTGTTATATCAGCTCTTATGTTTGGAGTgggttttgtcgaaatgcgcactTGGTGCATTAAACTTGGCACTGTTGATGATATTACCGTGTAGTAATTGATATTGGGTCATACGATCTACATATTTTAGCatgaatttgaaatatattttgaaaaaatctaGGTCTTACAGAATTTActtcttttcaattatttttctcaGACACCGAAACCATTATGTAATATCATTTTAGTCTCATTGTTTTgaccatttattttcattttgattgtaacttatataaaaatgaaagaacTGAAAATAAGCgacgttttttttaatataaagatttttttgttaaattgtataATCATTTCAAAACTCAATTTATACAGATTGCGATATTGCATGATTATAACATGCAAATtaagaaaaactaataaaaaaaatttaattggtCAAAGTTGACATATCATGATATAGGGGTCAATGGTTATACTTAATCAAAGAGTTCActacatagatatttatttatattttcaattttatctgaaaaattactttaaataaaaatatatacgttccgtgttaaagaccgtactttgatctattatagtttacttttacaaattatgacttggatggatggttgtcttattggcactcataccacatcttcttatatctatcgtGTTGATAATCGCCTCCGAATCAAACCGTCTACGTGTATTTTAATGAATGAATCCGATTTTCGCTGTGTATGCAGTGAAtgttttggatatattttttttgactTATGACTGGAGTTCAAGACATATATGCTAATAGCATAAAGCACATGGAGgctatatttcaatataaaaattggCAATCAATAAAGTGCGTAAGTGGCATTAGGATTTTTATCGTTTACACAACCTATAAATAAACAGAAAGTCATGACAAAAAGAGCAAAATATTTTTACTAATGTTATTTCAATGCCAATGAAATTCTTTTCTGAAATAACCTTCATCAACCCGAAAAAGTAGTCATTAAAACATAAAAgctctaaaaatgaaaaagagctAAATCGGTCCAAAGTTGACTTTGCCTGAAGGAGGTGTAACCTAAAATAAAGAACATTTTCATGTGACATAATTGAGTTAATTCGTTTCCAGTTTTTTCTTATATACACATTGATAATTTATTAATTCTAAAACTACATTTTAGAACTTAGAATAGATTTAATATTTTCGTTTCGTGAAGGATTTTTTTAGTTTCTATCAGTTTGCAAATAgttatcataggcggatccaggccccccccttttttgtgggaaaaaaattggttgattatatagggaatcattgaagcataactggaacccccccccccctaggaaaagttctggatccgccactggttattACTATTCCGCTCTCATGCTTTATAATTTCTCAACACAGGAGTACGTCTAGTATTGTTTTAAACCTTGTATTAATATAAGAAATTTCTTTCCGTTTGATTCCTTTTCTTTGCAAAAAAAGTAACTTGTTGATTCGAAAAAATGATTCTCTCGTATATTTTAAGCAACACATGAAATCAAAATTTCTCAATCTCCTTTTGTTCATTTGCATCCTTTACTCTTAATGTAAGAAAACAAGATCAAACGGGAAATCGAGGTATTATTTTCTCTATCTCTAATCGTCACTTAGTGGTTAAAACACTGTTGTCTTAACTACAAGATAACTATGTCAGAGAAATGTGCAACAAAAAACTTCCAGTGTTTGTTGTGCATTTTCCGGGTCCTCTACAAATGTTGCGTTTTGCAAAGTATAGTAAACGTCGGTATTTATTGTCATTGTTAATTGAACTGCATATCAAAcaatttacttttgatttttttattattatcaacgTAAGCATAACTAGTGCAATAATGGtataaaagaatgtctgttttaTATCCTTATCGTATACCATTAACCATTTCCCTAGAAttagtatgttaaaaaaataacacaataatGTATAAGGAATTTTGAGGCGTAAAAGACAAAGAAAAGGCTAAATTTGATATCTCTTAAACGAgttttatttatagatattttattattattatttcattgtgataatttataattaatcGGTAAATTGTGAATAATTGCAGAAAAAGGGATTATTATTCTATGGTTTAGATAAAAATTTTCTCTGAAAAAATTTTGAGGACTGCGTGGTCCAACTTTAACACTAAGACATAACATGAATACAACATGATGAAATGATTCAGATATGCATTTTCAGAGGAATGTAACACACATTCAAGTCCTAAGAAAATACATTGATAAGATTTAACTTTCTTAAtgcataaagtttttttttaccacaATTGATTGACACTTAAGAATTACCTTCAACCAATTTTTTTGAATTAACAAAATAGGGTCTTATTAACTAACTCTTGTCCTTTGGAGGTTTGTAGTATTTAGTTGTGCTTAATATTCAGTGACTAATATTCAAAGCAAATTCAGAACGAGAGCAAATCAACAATTAATACAATGTACAAAACTTTTGACCtgtaacatgatttttttttttacatggtaAATGATGCCCCTCTCCCGTCAACGGTCTAAGAATTTAATGTCAACATTTCTACGGGACGAAAACAGTTAATGGGAGGAAACAGTTTTAATGAAATTAATCAGACTCTTTActacagttttcttttcttttcttttccctTTCTTCTTAATATACTCTTCCATTGTTAATTTCGCCTGGTAACGTGCTCGGTCCGATTTAAGACTCTACTTCGTTAAAGATATACTGAAAATTGTAGTTCTTACATTATATAGCAATTTGGAGAAAATCAGAAATGCACAAAAAGTATGTTTCTGCAAACGGAAACATTTCATATTAACGTCGAAGAGAATGCAAGTTAACCAATCTTGAAACGATGAGTAATTGacgaaaaacaaattaattgaCCACAGTTTTATAACTTGCTACAATTActttttacaatacaatacataGGGAAGTTATTATTAACGTTTTGTGCACACACAATTACTAAATGCGATTAAATCAGGCTTGtttagtttttaagttttttgttGGTATTTGGTTAGATTAATCTTCATcctatgatttttttaataaaaaaaaaaatagcaaaaactttaaatcttttatattaaaaCGATAATGGCTGATGGGGTTAAGCATTGAACTGGAACAATCTTAACGTATTATCCTTTCATTACCTTTTCAAAACAATAAACCTCTAAATAGAAATTAAACAGTCATAGTATAAAAGAAATTTAGGCTTTTAAGAGATAGAAAGAACCTGATGCATGTGTCACAAGGCTTTGCGACATACCGTTACAAATTGAGTGTTTTCATTAAAACCTACAAATCTTATTTGATAGTTATTCATTTGAATAATTTTCCTCTTTGACTAATAATACCACACATATTGGAGCAGCTCTTAAGTCAATAAATTGCTCTTAAAATATGCTTCAAACTGTCAAGAGGGAGATGAAGCCTAAATGACTATTACACTCACATAATTCACTCAAAAGCCACTTCAACTCTTTTGTGCGTTTATGTACAATCCTCTTATTTTTGATGAATATGGCGAATTAATCACGGATCACAAAATTTATATCTCTTGAATATCGGGGTCGACATGCGACTGGGAATTCACCAGCGTAAAATCGACATCATCTTAACATCTCATTAGCCGCCAGATGATTTTTATTGAAAAGATAATGACAGTGATTTGTAATTCTAAACAATTGATAGAAAGGAAAGAAAAACGAAGCCGAGCTTCAACTAGCATGTTAAACTATTGTTACCAGTGGTCCACAGAAAATAAACTTCTATTGtcgtttttctttaatttgaaaatgacACCAAcattagaaataaacaaaatcaattaaatttcTAATATAAATCTTAAAAACATGTTATAAACGTTTGACAAAACAGAATTTgatattaatgttattatttctTTCCTTCGAAGTAATTAAAATCTTGGAAAACACTATAATTAATTTCTATCTAACCAAAACTTAAGTTACAGTATAGTGAATGATAGATGATAGAAATTTTTTTAATGCTTATGCAACGAAGCAAAGCGTTTAGTTTCAATAGCGAAGAGTTCATAAGAACCAACCATTAAATAACCAACTgtaataatgtattataataaaaaaaaaaaactcacttgAAATATTCATTTCAGTTTGTTGTGATCTTGTATTATAAAATTAATCTTatacaaaacatatttgaaaactataaattttaatatgttttagatATAAGTGAATGCAAAAAGGGATTTCAAAAGCAAAGCAATAAAAACACACCCTCAAATATATCTAATAAAAGTATCCATCAAATCGTCCTTAATGTAATACTTTAAAAAGGTTGTTAACATTGTATGTGGGTTCTTAATTCACAACGATATCATTCACCTATTAATCTTTCCTTTCTCTCTTTCCCATGATGGGTCTTTGCATACATTTTGATGAATTCAAGTTGAGGAATTTTCTTATTAACGAAAATAAAATATCAGCATCTATGCTATTTTACGGCAGCAACAAagtattgaattaaaaaatggttataaaagtaaaataaacaatagaaaaaCGGAGTTCCTAAACAATTTAATGGGTTCTATGCAATTTCTTCGGTATTTCACTTGTGCAGGGATTGCCTTGAAATAAACAACGCAATTTATTAAGTCATTGTTGATAATCTTCAATTATTATTGTCGTTTGATTAAACTCTGTTGGCTCAATGGTCGTGTCTTCTGGtttgatgaaattatttgataaaCTCTGCACATGTATTACAATATGCCTGTTTTGTGCATTttccaaagtcaggaatatgacactttttGTGTtcgatcatttgattttgccatttggtaagGGACTTTCCGACTTGAATAGTTCTTCCAAGGAAAATTAAActggaatttagtttttgtcgtTGGTTGTTGTTTAAAATGTAAGGTTTTCATTTGTTGCTTTATCATAACTACGAATTTGGATTCCTTGTTtaattgtttcaattttaaagctTGTTTTACTGTAAGggatttgctcgttgttgaaggccacaCGATTATCTTGCTTGTTGCTAACATCCGTGTCCTTTCGTCTCTGGTTGAGTTATCTCATTAGCAACCATACcctatttttatacatttgtataaagtaactataatgaatatttatttttgtatttttagatTCATTGGGACTTGGCATGAAAGGTGGGCCTCATGATAAAGATTTAACGTCTTTTCCATTTAAAAGATCTCGTAGCCCGGATACGTGCATCACGCATGGCAAAGATACAAAAGAAGACGATTCAGTGTCTGTCGATCACGACGATGACATATGCTGCGACGGATCAGACGATGGTCAGAAACACGATGATTCAATGTCTGCAGACTTAAATGACGATGACAGAAAGAACAGACGAAAGAAAAAGACCAGGACAGTATTTTCCCGGAGTCAAGTTTTTCAGTTAGA
The window above is part of the Mytilus galloprovincialis chromosome 4, xbMytGall1.hap1.1, whole genome shotgun sequence genome. Proteins encoded here:
- the LOC143070551 gene encoding homeobox protein HMX3-like, translated to MSESEKPRETGKSFSISSILDNSDENSKKESSNAPAIVSKLDFPDNSAKNVLSGPQQCFLNPLSTWYQWYAAGHQMLQHFQQETYQHSLGLGMKGGPHDKDLTSFPFKRSRSPDTCITHGKDTKEDDSVSVDHDDDICCDGSDDGQKHDDSMSADLNDDDRKNRRKKKTRTVFSRSQVFQLESTFDMKRYLSSSERAGLASSLQLTETQVKIWFQNRRNKWKRQISAELEAANMSHVANSHRFIRVPVLYHETQDSAQVPEANRSCLSTSLPHVNYCEPLYLSAGFSQMNPSVRSSMSGIV